The following proteins come from a genomic window of Maniola hyperantus chromosome 8, iAphHyp1.2, whole genome shotgun sequence:
- the LOC138402634 gene encoding uncharacterized protein — protein MSDKMYRFAVFLVGVVVWVKTDHVDVRLCVETAALNGGCCQYNMTEEKIEMLKECPDSSNRDPKNCDFETCYGLKAGFLLSNGSIDKTAYEAMIEKDYEYNADLKDLLKEKCLVDDLSFYGLPQMCEVKKFGSCLSVYYLLKCPQWHDSEHCNEVQNIVKECESVYP, from the exons ATGTCGGATAAAATGTACCGTTTTGCAGTTTTCTTGGTCGGTGTGGTTGTATGG gtgaAAACAGATCATGTTGATGTACGACTTTGCGTTGAAACAGCTGCG TTAAATGGAGGCTGTTGTCAGTACAACATGACGGAAGAGAAGATTGAAATGTTAAAGGAATGCCCTGACAGTTCGAACCGTGATCCTAAGAAT TGCGATTTCGAAACTTGTTACGGACTCAAAGCCGGATTCCTATTATCCAATGGGTCAATTGACAAAACCGCTTATGAAGCAATGATAGAGAAAGACTATGAATATAACGCTGATCTTAAGGACCTACTGAAAGAGAAATGTTTAGTTGACGACTTGAGCTTCTACGGTCTACCGCAAATGTGTGAAGTTAAAAAATTTGGGAGTTGTTtaagtgtttattatttattg aAATGCCCTCAATGGCACGATTCGGAGCACTGCAACGAAGTACAGAATATAGTCAaagaatgcgaaagtgtatatcCATAA